In the genome of Mytilus edulis chromosome 14, xbMytEdul2.2, whole genome shotgun sequence, the window ATTCTTGGCTGTCAGTAAATCCATCAATTGTTATACCTTTTCATATAGAAATGGTTTTGGTATTTGCATAATGTTATTATAATTTTAGATCTCGTACTGGATATTTCTATTTAATTCATTCTACAAAAGTGTAAATTCAGATCATGAGACACTGTCTAGCCATATGTTTATTGCTAAAAACCGCATCCTATTATTTATGTCACAATTTGTCATTCCATTGCATTCTTATTGAcatgttataaattattttattcatatttcgaatatttttatttttgcaaaaaagGAGATAATTgggagctttttcaatgacatAAACATTTCATAAATAATCGCGGGTAAAAAATTTGTTTGGTTAATTTTTGAACTTAATCACAAAGTAAGAACTTATTGCTTATAGTGCaggaaataaaatttgtaatgaaaattttttaaattttgcagaCATGTTTGTAAACTCGAGCCACCTTAATAATTGTattcatatttcaaataaatgtgtTATTGTTAAATTTTCCAAAAGATATAACCATTTGTACAATGCATTAAATGaggacattttatttttgttgagtTTTCTGCATAAATATTTCTTAGTTATTGCAAGAATTATCAATACAGTGTAAATATGCCTGAGAAACTAATAATGAAATTAGTTCCCAGCTATAAAGTAGTCTGTCTAATTTCTGCGCCATATGACTtctaataattatattatattatatatataggaaCAGGGAGAAGGTTATAAAAACGATATAgttattttaagttttgtttcaGGCAATTATTCATTAGCATTGTTGTGTAATAAATCATTACTCACTCatatcatataataaaaaaatatataactgggTCACTGTACCTGATAAAACTATATCATTTGTATATGTATAGCTTTATTTATGCCTTTTTTTAATAGAATctgcaattgttttaaataatcattgtaattattgtatataAATTTAATGTAACTATTAAAGCtcataaaatttaatgaaaaaaaatcaatagctcatcaaagataccagactgATGATTTTGTAAGCATGATAGTTGCATTTCCAGAATATTCATCAGAGACTCTCGaaacaaacaaaaagttaaaaggtTACATAAGTTACGAAGTTGAATatcattgagaacccaaaatgtCATAAGTTTATGGGTACCTTTTCATGTTTAAGTGTGAATGTATTGGAAGAATAtatcgtttgtttatttgttactttACTTAGGTTACTTAGTTTTACTTAGGTTCTTTTACTGATGCAGGAAATAAAGTTCTTCTTCATCAGTCTCTATATCTAAATCTTCTCCACTTCCGGTGATTGTTGATGTATAGTCTTCGTACATCCTTGTTTGGTTCTTCCAATATTTGTCTAGTCTATTCTTAAATGTATTTGTGGTTGATAATGTCACTATAATTTCGGGTAGTGTATTCCATGTTCTCATCACTCGTAGAGCAAAGGCATTCCTCCTAAATTCTGTTCTTGCTCTCTTTGGAAATATTTTCAGACTGTTGCCGCTTATCCCTGTTCGTGTAGTCATATCCTTCCATAATTTAACAAAATGTGCCGCCTCTATGTCATATTTTCCGTTCAGTATTTTATATAATTCAATCATGTCACCTCGGACACGTCTAAAATTTAGGTATGATagtttcaatttttgcagtctCTTTGAGTATGTTAAATTATTTAATCCTGGTAGTTGTTTAGTTGCCCGGTGCTGCACATtctcaatcatgtcaatatattttattttatatgaatgcCATACTGAGCTTGCAAACTCTAAATGTGTTCTTACGAGTGTCTTGTATAGTGGTACAAAGGTATCTATATCTAAACATTGAAAATTCCATCTCAGTAGTGCAAACATGGGAATTTGCTTGATAAACTTTCTCACTTATATATTTTTCGAAATTTAATTCAGAGTCAATAATTACTCCAATGTCTTTTTCTTCAGTAACTTTTTGTAATATTGTCGATTTCAGTGTATATTTTGAACCTGGTTCCAGTCCCGGTTTTCCTATGTGCACATGTTTGCACTTCGGAATCAACCAGGATTATAAAAAGTAGAGGTCCAAGCACAGATCCTTGAGGTATATCTGAAGTTACTtttgacgatgatgatgatgttttattgtttattgaaaccTGTTGTATTCTGTCACTTAGAAAACTATCGACCCAATTCAGAACTGAAAGTTCTGTGCCATCTGCTCTGAGTTTGTTCATTAGTCTTTTGTGCGGAACAGTGTCGAATGCTTTCATATAGTCCATGTAAATAACACCAATAGATTTCCCATTATCAAGGGCTTCTGGTCATTTGTCCAATATATTTAAAAGTTGAAGAGATGTAATGTCATATTGACGATCAGTAAAGAATTTGttgattttcatatgtttgaCAATATGTTCAAGTACCAATTTTTCCATTACTTTGCACACCACTGAGGTTAAGCTGACAGGTCTTTAGTTACCAGCAATACATTTTCCCCTTCTTGAAAATAGCGCCAATTTGTGCTTCTTTCCATCTACTTGGAACAGTACTGTTTCTTATTGATTGGTTTAATATTATGCATAATGGTGTTGATATTGATTCTGCTAACTCTTTGAGTATTCTTTGGTGTATCCTATCTGGTCCCGGAGATTTTTCAACCTTCAGTCTCTTAAGTATCTTAGCTTTTTCTTccttatttatattcatttgtagcattttatttttagtGTTTTTTATTGGTAAGGTAGGTTCTTCTCCTTCTGCTTCTTTTGTGAAGACACTGTTGAAAAACGTTGCTAAAATTTCAGCCTTTTCTTTGTCGTCAGTGGTCTTTCTAGACGTTTCGTCGTTTTGGTCTGTTAATAGTTCACCTATTCCTGATCTTGTTTTAGACTTGGACTTTATGTATTTACCTAGTACCTTTAAATTTTTTCTGAGCATTTGTTTACAGTTTCTTTTCGTGTTCCCTTTTCAGTTTATTTGTAATCGTCTTTACCTGATTTCGTACTTTATTGTATTTCAATCTTATACTTTAATCTTTAGTAGCAATTGATTTCCTACACAGAgagtttatttctttattttctctaAAGTTTTTTTGTCCATATAAAACTCATTCTTTTAGTCGAGGTTTTTATTTTCTTGACAGGGATATAACACTTCTCCATCTCTAATAATTCCTTATAAAATTTTCCCCAATTTTTATCTATATGATCACCTTAATTTAATAGCACTTCCCAATTTGTCTCCAATATTTTCTTTGTCAAAATCTGCATAGTTACATCTATCGTAGCATATTTTTGTTCTATtgacaattttcaattttgtgtaacagTTATATTGAATAATATTGTAACTTTTCTTCCCTCTGAAATTTTTGAACTGCGTATCACCAGAAGTGACGTAGGTTGTATTcccacatatttgtttttcgttcatttttttgtaaaaaattaggccgttagtattctcgtttaaagtgttttacattgtcattgtcatgagtcttatgtagacgaaacgcgcgtctggcgtataaaattataatcctggtacttttgataactattaggtgccttttatagctgactatgcggtatgggctttgcaatTTAAAAaccgttcggtgacctatagttgttaatttctgtgtcagttttgtccttcatggagagttgtctcattggcaatcataccacatattctttttttataaacacaaattaaaaaaaaaaagatttgacaACTTTGATTTAATTTACGTGATAGCTAATGTCTCATCTATTGTATGTTTTTTCTGATATTGTTATATCAtaataatgtataaaaataagacaAATGCTTACCTTATCTTTGGTATCTATATCCATTAGAGTAGAAATTCCAAAAAAGCTcgaatatttaatgattatgtgcgCATATAAAACACACTTTTTTTTCGTATCaacttattaaataaatttcctgAATATCATTCAACATTTGTACAATGCAAATAATGTTAATAAACCTTTTCAAATAGAGAGAAATCATACGAGTGAGAATACTTCCGCTAAGACACATACATATTATCGACGAGTGTATTTAGTGGACTTCTTATACTAAataattactcaataaaatataACTTCGCCTTCAAATATGTTGAATGTTAATCAAAACTCATTTGTTGATATACattgcatttttatattttatattctataatccTTGTTAAAACAATAATCTGAATAGAATAACATGTCACATATTTGCACTAGTTACTGCTACTTTGTTTTTTGCTGAATCTTTTCCAATTAATACAAATACCTAATCAATACACAACTGTACGATAATTGATcaaaagcatcatgggtaatttcattgttcgtatccccaaaatgaaaataacgtcacgtcattggttaaatttccattgtttatggcATTtgtaaccaatcaggacgttttggtgttcacttttgaaaatattacccaggatgtattagattctgaaacggataattgatcaaaacaaaactGTTTGATACCTTAGTTGACTAATTTTAATGGTACGCATAATAATAGGTTTTAATTTCACTGACTATTACTGTGTGTATTAAAGTGTCTTTGCTCTTTCAGCAATGTCTACCGGGATAAAGTGGGGAGGTACTGCTttttatggaataaaacaattatggTAAGAATCTGTTCCCAGAGGGTAGCGGTGGAAACCTGAATATCAGTTAATATTTAAatctgttttctttaattttttattttttttaatgaaagacaTATAACGTTTATGtatctttttttacattaaatataaattatcGGATTCTCCCGGATGCAGATGTCATAACTTATGTAAGGGGTGTTATTTGACGTTATATATAGACTATCGGATTCTCCCGGATGCTAATTCCATAACTTATATAAAggatatttttgacattatatataGATTATCGGATTATTCCGGATGCAGTTGTCATTACTTATATAACACGTATAAGAGGCGTTATTTTAcgttatatatatagattatcgGATTTACCTGGATGCAGTTGTAACTTAACTGCCTTCATTAATTTAtgggtttttttggggggaaaaatATAGCTATTTGTTATTTGACTATTAATCGGTCTGTTTTTATCTCTCtttgtttgtcaacaatcaatgCTATATATTTGCGAACTTGTAATTTATTGAAAAAAGAGAAGGTcgggtaagggccgattttggcctcaaatttcaggttcatctaacgaaagattttggacactttttaaacacttaaatgtctatttcaattgattcaattcatttatgtgaaagattttgactgatttagtcattaaaaacgctccgatttaaGCTAtgcaaaatttatcaaatatgcaaaaaacgtcacttttcagatgtttttttgtcaaaaatgaaagtggccgcatccgtgttcatcctcaacctttatatatgttatgtgttatcATGAAATACAACTTAGATTTCAATATTActaatgaacacgaatgcggccactttcatttaagacggacaccgtcttaaatttaaataaaatgctaaaagtgagaagattttagtaatttaacATAACTTAATGTTGCTAGTCCCCGataaatgtgcattgtattgtcaaaaacagcccatatatatgtagcagaagcattcttctttccagtaaatagttaaaagattacatttcacaattttttaaaactgctatattttggggccaaaaagaggtcttactgaacctactcctttataaaatatccttcaaatggaaaaatcaggTAAGTGTTTCGAGGCCCATGACCAATACCAAAAACAAAACCATtgtatcatatacaaaaaaaatcatgagtTTGTACTAGTACATGTAATACTATCGTAGCGTTGACTTTTTTGTCATTGTTTGTAGAACAAACAGaaacaacagtagtatatcgctgttcaatcGACTAAGCGAGCAAAACTGTGTTACACACTGTAACGGagaaatacacattttttaaactataagaggaaataAAAACACCGGACTGCAACATAAATAAAAGCCaacatacacatacatgtatgtagaaatggactatttgataacaacttccTTATTCCTAGGtacataacatttatataaaatccCTGTTTTTAACAGTCTCACTTGACCAGTGAAAACATCAAATGAGTTGATAAAACTCCCATAGTTTAGCACAATTAGGTAATAACAGAGCGTCATGTACGTGTTTGCCGATTTAGATAGAACGAAGGATTTTCTGTTATAAAAAAAGTCTGAGtacattttgttgttgttataaaactcaattatttcaaaattattatttaaaacatattcgACTTATTGGCTATATTTAAAGAACAGAATAATGGTCAAGCTTGATAGTACAAAGTTgggaaatatattcattttccaACGGCCAGGAAACATTTTTAGGTGCTATTTCTAACCATCATCTCTTTCATCTGCATTGATGATTGTTCAAAAGCAAGGTTCAAACTATTGACAAGGAATAAGTAAAACGAAGTATTCTGCAGGCTAAGTAATTTATTAACTCCTTTCTGGTTTTATATCCACTTTGTCCATGTTATGAAGTAGAACGAAGTATTCTGCAGGCTAAGTAATTTATTAACTCCTTTCTGGTTTTATATCCACTTTGTCCATGTTATGAAGTAGAATCATCTGCAAAAGAGTCAtacattgaaattaaaatgaatatactgtggattcattaaaattcgttggataccaattttcgtggattttatTGGTACAGGATTACCACGAATTGATAAGTTCAACGAATTAAATATTTTCTAAGGGAATGTATGCATACTTTGCCAAATCCAGGAAATTAAACACACAAGAATATGCAATTGTTtctcaaaccatgaaaattggtacccacgaaaataaacgaatccacagtaattcataaaaattaataatttataacATTAATTCGTGATCATAACAATCGATACTCCATTACAGAATAGCATTTAAATAGTTATATCTAATAAGTTTAATGGATAGTGAATTAGACGGTGTAGCTATAACACttatcattttaataattataaataatttctaAATACTATTAtccaattaaatatttttgtcattgtttgctttttaaaataattgtttgtaatttcgtatatttataaaacaagatgagatatgattgccaatgagacaattttccaccaaaaaaaaaaataatacaaatgacacagaaattaacaactataggtcaccgtaagtcCTTCAACAAAGAACCCAaactgcatagtcagctttaaatgGGCCCCGAAATGACCAATAGAagacaattcaaactagaaaactaacaggctcatttttgtacaaaacatacaatataataaaatatgtaacaTATCAACAAATAACCTGGTTTTCTTTTAATCACATTCAACGTTACAGTTGCAATCCTTTTCGTCTTTAAAACATTACCGCACCCCCGGTAAATGATCACGTTGCGATTGCGATTGGTTAAACGCAGTCACATGGTGGTCCCCTATGGATGCGTAGGGGTTATTAGATTTAATAGGGAGTTCATGACGTCACGTATGATGTTAAgatgacgtcatctattaattgtgttgtgtttcattgttcatgtttTCTACAAGACGCAGCAGATAAAGTCCAGCGTTCGATAACTTtgttactaaattataatcctggtacctttgataactatttgttatACGGTTAACTTCTGACCCCGTAATGACCAAAGAGGGTGGATAAAATCTTTAAGAGATTCGGCCTCCGGCCTctcctatggattttactaaccctctatgaatccgtagggggtcagtagcgaacaaTATAACttatagtacatttgtactttatgACTCTATCTTTCCTTACAAAAAAGGACACAAATCATTTGCCATAACACTGACATCTGGCTTACAAATTATATTTTGGTAGCAGATAGCAAATCGACGAATACAGACATATCTTATCCGCaatgaaaaaaacagaaaaaccgaaagtccctaatcaaatggcaaattcaaaagacaaaacacatcaaatgaatgcacaacaactgtcatattcctgacttgatacaggcatttttaaaggtagaaaatggtggattgaacttggtgtTTTAGCGataaacctgtcacttgtatgacagtcacataattccgttatatttacaataatgtttgaacaaaacagaCGCAAtacataaaatagtcaaaatatggtacAGAAGTCATCACTGTGGTActatctcaaaacaaacaatcattcccaaaaaaaacacacaaaagcatctatcaaattaaaaaagcaAATGTATTGCTTCGCGTGTAAACTGATGAAAATAGTCACATTCGTATGATTAGCGACGAAAATTGTATGGCGCAATCATCGTATCCATGACTCTTTGGGAAAGGATATATGTAAGCTGATCCCATATGTTATCCCTCCGTTTTAAATAAAATCTTGAATTAGAATTATCCtttcctcttatatttgtttAACCTAATTGTCTAATTTACAATCTAAATCCATTCTTTTTCCCCCTCAATTTCATCAACttcattatgtttttatttcaattagtACTTACTCAAATATACCAACTGCACTGCAGTAGATGCGTATAAAGTTTCAGCATTGATGCCGGagacaaatttatatacaaaaaaaaaacttcatcacaAACGTTGAAATGggacttaaaaaagaaaatactagtACGTGAAAAGACAACCTCAGACAAGGAACTCACAAGCTAACGTTTTTCGtgtttttattttcgttttttgtttttgtttttttctttaagtttttgtttttttctttaagttttttttaattcagcaCTCATTACACGCTGCTAACAATTTggcaattaataaaaacaatacagCAATTCATATTGACTATAAGTTTTACTTTCTTCTTTGTTGCCAactttgtttgtatttatatgtgACTGCTGACATACAGATTAGTCTGACAACTAGTTACAATAGCTTAGCGAATAATAGATTAAGAAAACTtgttgaaactaaaaaaaaatcgttataaaaaagataaataaacataCGCTTTTTATCGTGGTATTTGGATATTGAAAACCAATTTGTAACAGTAAGGAGTCAACGTTTATTTTACAGACACAGGTGTTTTTTTAATCTTCATTAATGTTTACGTtgaaatttcattttgaaaatcacCAAATGAACTTTCGTAAGGTGGCTCGGGTGTCTTACATTTTATCTTAAATTATATggtgtaatttttctttttaacacaATTAATTGAATTTTCTATACACAATTTATACACAATCTGATAATTTTacacaacctgtagcgtgaacaAAAGTCCCGATGAAAACCGGGTTTTtagaatttatttaaaaaaaattaacaataacttATGATTACCTGGACAAAATGCATCCAAGACCCGGTCACTCAAAACAGACAATtcatcaaaactttgaacattAAAGCTGTTTTCTCTTGAAGGTACTGAAGCTATTCCATCAAGCTCCCTTGTATCTCGCAATCCAATACCAATAGCATATATATGGATACCAGCATCCCTAGACTTCCCTGCCTCTGGAATGGTCCTTCTGGAATTAATATTCGATACACCATCAGTCAGAATCAAACAAATGTCTGGAACACCTCTACGGTCGCCATTTGCAACAGAAAACATTTCTTCTCTCATTCTTTGTAAACTATCGGCTGTGTTTGTGCTGCCATAACGATAAGGAATGTTATCGATTGCGTCAAGTATTTCTTGGGAGGTAGAGAAGCTGTTTAGGTAGAATTCCACTCTAACAGCTGTACTGTATGACAACATACCAACACGTACATTACCGGAATCAAGGTCGGCATTTCTGAGAAGATCTTTGCAGAAATCTTTCATTTTATCGAAGTTAGCAATTCCTACACTGGTCGAAGAATCAAGTATGATGACCATATCTACTTTAGCTAATGCACATCCTCCTAAAATATAAACGCACAATTGTGTCAATCAATAGCATCTTCCTATTATATAAACACACAATTTTGTCAATGAATAGAatcattctaaaatataaacacaCAATTGTGTAAATGAAAAGCATTATTCTATTATATAAACACACATTTGTGTAAAATACTATCGCAGTATTTTTTACATAATGGCTTTTGGTTATATAGTGTGGCATTTAATCAAGAATTAAAGTTATGCGCACATCTTAGAATACAATatacacttaaattaaaaatatgaattgATCTATAGTTTTTACCTTCCATGTGATTATTGGTGTTTGGTGGAAAGTTGTGTCATTGgtatttataccacatcttcttattcctatatacaatacaatacacattTGGACGCCTAAAATTTCAAATAGTTAGCCTTTGCAAACAACAAAGGACATGGTGTCCAAAGTTCTTAAAAATGTAATGTTATAAGATTGaatttttttggaaaaacaaGCAATTTAATCGATTTGTTTTTCagtaggaaattaaataaaaaatgaatgtgAATGTGTATGTACGCACTCTGTTTGAGTTTCATCCATTTTGAATGAGGCAAATTCTAAAGTTTGTAAACGCGGAAAATGCAATTCTCCAaattataaaggggcataaatATA includes:
- the LOC139502855 gene encoding matrilin-3-like, producing MKFVFDFCIIYALSETIRQVAGGCALAKVDMVIILDSSTSVGIANFDKMKDFCKDLLRNADLDSGNVRVGMLSYSTAVRVEFYLNSFSTSQEILDAIDNIPYRYGSTNTADSLQRMREEMFSVANGDRRGVPDICLILTDGVSNINSRRTIPEAGKSRDAGIHIYAIGIGLRDTRELDGIASVPSRENSFNVQSFDELSVLSDRVLDAFCPDDSTS